A window of the Salvelinus fontinalis isolate EN_2023a chromosome 26, ASM2944872v1, whole genome shotgun sequence genome harbors these coding sequences:
- the LOC129823933 gene encoding calreticulin-like produces MRGSMLFSALIALASAEPSLYFKEQFDDGDAWTTRWVESSHRSDYGEFVLTPGKFYGDPEKDKGLQTSQDARFYSSSARFEPFSNQGKTLVIQFTVKHEQNIDCGGGYIKLFPADLDQADMHGDSRYNIMFGPDICGPGTKKVHVIINYKGRNHLISKDVRCKDDEYTHLYTLILNPDNTYEVKIDNKKVESGSLEEDWDILPPKKVKDPEAVKPDDWDERERVEDPDDKKPEDWDRPENIADPDAKKPEDWDNEMDGEWEPPMVSNPEYKGEWKPHKIDNPDYKGKWVHPEIDNPEYSADSEIYRFDSIGVIGLDLWQVKSGTIFDNFLITDDATLAEEVGNETWGQTKDPEKKMKVSQEEQERKKLEAEEMGRKEQTKDEPEEEEEEEKEEELEDREEEEEETGAEEEEEETDSIKDEL; encoded by the exons ATGCGAGGGTCGATGCTATTCAGTGCACTGATTGCACTAGCCAGTGCTGAACCATCGCTGTATTTTAAAGAGCAGTTTGATGATGGGG ATGCTTGGACTACCCGGTGGGTTGAATCCAGCCATAGGTCTGACTACGGGGAATTTGTCCTGACACCTGGGAAATTCTATGGAGATCCAGAGAAAGACAAAG GTCTCCAGACCAGCCAGGATGCCCGCTTCTACTCTTCTTCTGCTCGATTTGAGCCCTTCAGCAACCAGGGCAAGACCCTGGTGATCCAGTTCACTGTGAAGCACGAGCAGAACATCGACTGTGGGGGAGGCTACATCAAACTATTCCCCGCTGACCTTGACCAGGCAGACATGCATGGAGACTCCAGATACAACATCATGTTCG GTCCAGACATCTGTGGCCCAGGCACCAAGAAAGTTCATGTCATTATCAACTACAAGGGCAGGAATCACCTCATCAGCAAGGACGTCAGGTGCAAG GATGATGAGTACACTCATCTGTACACTCTGATCCTGAACCCTGACAACACGTACGAGGTGAAGATTGACAACAAGAAAGTGGAGTCTGGAAGTCTGGAGGAGGACTGGGATATTCTGCCTCCTAAGAAGGTCAAGGACCCAGAGGCTGTGAAGCCAGATGACTGGgacgagagggagagggtggaggacccCGACGATAAGAAACCAGAG GACTGGGATAGGCCAGAGAACATTGCTGACCCTGACGCTAAGAAGCCTGAGGATTGGGACAATGAGATGGACGGTGAATGGGAGCCACCTATGGTCTCCAACCCTGAGTATAAG GGCGAATGGAAACCCCACAAGATCGATAACCCTGACTACAAGGGCAAATGGGTGCATCCTGAGATTGACAATCCAGAATACAGCGCAGACTCTGAAATATACAGATTCGACAGCATCGGCGTCATTGGCCTGGACCTGTGGCAG GTGAAATCTGGGACCATCTTCGATAACTTCCTGATCACAGACGACGCTACGCTGGCAGAAGAGGTTGGCAATGAGACCTGGGGTCAGACTAAG GATCCAGAGAAAAAGATGAAGGTGTCCCAGGAGGAACAGGAGAGGAAGAAACTAGAGGCGGAAGAGATGGGGAGGAAAGAGCAGACAAAAGACGAgcctgaagaagaggaggaagaagagaaggaggaagagttAGAGGACcgtgaagaggaagaagaagagactggagcagaggaagaagaggaggaaacagACTCTATAAAGGATGAACTTTAG
- the LOC129823931 gene encoding piggyBac transposable element-derived protein 4-like, translated as MMEQEEVRDTIGQARHSLFGCNNKRGDKRQRENSTDEDRGEVQENDWDENYECDSNISYFEDEMDRILDPEENKDCWTEPSETVDGNGAAVTETRGREDSLSNGTEVIELRVGSDSPPCRTAVIETRGKDDSPPKVTVSSQSRVRFPSSSSLIDSDFKEELDQLMDQEEDEDGWTEHSETVDGNDSPSNGTDSSQPRVRGSSPLSTETSESSEEDEDTFSFETEAIETRASKKRKTISSPKGKQKKGQKKARPPSSPLWLSSPAKSRRNAHAATPLIIVSERRWKTEDEPDQEPKLFPFEPARTPGPQLDTSKNYTVLELFQLFFSNDIVDTLCSNTNKNAKRRHEQGFKPVSVEEMYNYLSIVIYMGLLNVHTVSDYWVPNRLYGIPFCRTVMTMTRFRAITYSLHMSDPAEDEENDKKKGTAGYDRLMRIKPLKDQILAACRAFYHPFQNLSIDERMVHSKARHGLKQYIKSKPYRYGFKLYVLADSRNGYTCDFNVFMSKNPSASGKGESYDAVMDLLNIPHLGTGYHIYVDNYFTSATLFRDLYKSKLGACGTIRENRVGLAGVQENSMPPRAKRGTIRWLRNGELLFTKWMDARPVIMCTTIHKAFAKEQVQRRKRLEDGTWTTEPVPAPAPLKSYNKYMGGVDLSDSLIKCYSVAQKTMKWYKTFFYHFVDVAVVNSWLMHKDMAVTKNTKPMAQKQFREKLCSQLADIALKGDVQEERGEEQKEQPSEQRLEKQGEKHGKKQDEKQGEEEEEVEVGLLCCPVPTKDPITVALCNKASEGRRQCHLCKHKTIWQCESCKVALCIIPDRNCFRIWHVKKDNDEQDSS; from the exons ATGATGGAGCAGGAGGAAGTGCGGGACACAATTGGTCAGGCAAGACACTCTCTCTTTGGATGCAACAACAAAAG GGGGGATAAAAGGCAACGAGAAAACAGCACTGACGAGGATAGAGGGGAAGTACAAGAGAATGACTGGGATGAAAACTATGAATGTGACAGCAACATATCATATTTCGAAGATGAGATGGATCGAATTTTGGACCC AGAGGAAAATAAAGACTGTTGGACAGAACCTTCAGAGACTGTAGACGGCAATGGGGCAGCAGTTACAGAGACTAGAGGGAGGGAAGACTCCCTGTCCAATGGAACAGAAGTTATAGAGCTTAGAGTGGGCAGTGATTCTCCTCCCTGTAGGACAGCAGTTATAGAGACTAGAGGGAAGGATGACTCCCCTCCCAAAGTGacagtctcttcacagtccagagTAAGGTTTCCCTCGTCTTCCTCCTTAATAGATTCCGATTTCAAAGAAGAGTTGGATCAACTTATGGACCA AGAAGAAGATGAAGACGGTTGgacagaacattcagagactgtaGACGGGAATGATTCCCCGTCCAATGGGACAGACTCTTCACAGCCCAGAGTAAGgggttcctcccctctctccactgagacTTCAGAGTCCAGTGAGGAGGATGAAGACACATTTTCCTTTGAGACAGAAGCCATAGAGACCAGAGCTTCAAAAAAGAGAAAAACCATCTCCAGCcctaaaggaaaacagaaaaAGGGGCAAAAGAAGGCCAGgcctccatcctctcccctctggtTATCCAGCCCTGCCAAATCCAGAAGGAACGCTCATGCAGCCACACCTCTTATCATTGTGTCAGAGAGGAGGTGGAAGACTGAGGATGAACCAGACCAAGAGCCTAAACTGTTCCCCTTCGAACCAGCTAGGACTCCTGGACCCCAGCTAGACACTTCAAAGAACTACACTGTTCTAGAGCTCTTCCAGCTCTTCTTCAGTAATGACATTGTTGATACTCTCTGCTCAAACACCAACAAGAATGCCAAGAGAAGACATGAACAGGGATTTAAACCTGTATCTGTGGAGGAAATGTACAACTACCTCAGCATTGTAATCTATATGGGTCTGCTGAATGTGCACACTGTATCAGACTACTGGGTCCCGAACAGGTTGTATGGTATTCCTTTTTGCCGTACAGTCATGACTATGACAAGATTTCGGGCAATCACCTATTCACTGCACATGAGTGACCCAGCAGAGGATGAGGAAAACGACAAGAAGAAGGGGACTGCAGGGTATGATCGGCTCATGAGAATCAAACCTCTCAAAGACCAGATATTGGCGGCATGCAGGGCCTTCTACCACCCATTCCAGAATCTTTCCATTGATGAGCGCATGGTGCACTCCAAGGCCCGCCACGGCCTCAAACAATACATTAAATCCAAGCCCTACAGATATGGATTCAAGCTGTATGTTTTAGCAGATTCAAGAAATGGCTATACCTGCGACTTCAATGTCTTTATGAGCAAGAACCCATCTGCTTCAGGAAAAGGGGAGAGCTATGACGCTGTCATGGACCTGTTGAATATCCCTCACTTGGGCACTGGGTACCACATTTACGTTGATAATTATTTCACCAGCGCCACTCTCTTCCGTGACCTGTACAAGAGCAAATTAGGAGCTTGTGGAACCATACGTGAAAACCGTGTGGGCCTCGCTGGTGTTCAAGAGAACAGTATGCCACCCAGAGCAAAGAGAGGGACCATCCGCTGGCTTCGTAACGGGGAGCTGCTCTTCACCAAGTGGATGGACGCACGACCAGTCATCATGTGTACCACCATCCATAAAGCCTTTGCAAAGGAGCAGGTCCAACGACGCAAGAGGTTAGAGGATGGCACCTGGACAACAGAGCCTGTACCCGCCCCAGCGCCACTCAAGTCCTACAACAAGTATATGGGGGGTGTGGACCTGTCTGATTCCCTTATCAAATGCTACAGTGTGGCCCAGAAAACCATGAAGTGGTACAAGACCTTCTTCTACCACTTTGTAGATGTTGCTGTGGTGAACAGCTGGCTCATGCACAAGGACATGGCCGTGACTAAGAACACAAAGCCCATGGCCCAAAAACAGTTCAGGGAGAAGCTGTGTTCGCAGCTTGCTGATATTGCACTGAAAGGGGATGTTCAGGAGGAGAGGGGCGAGGAGCAGAAGGAACAACCGAGCGAACAGCGATTGGAAAAGCAGGGTGAAAAGCATGGTAAAAAACAGGATGAAAAGCAGggtgaagaagaggaagaggtggAAGTTGGTTTATTGTGCTGTCCTGTGCCCACAAAAGATCCCATCACTGTTGCGTTGTGTAATAAAGCTTctgagggaaggaggcagtgtCATTTGTGTAAGCACAAGACCATTTGGCAGTGCGAGTCCTGCAAGGTGGCACTCTGCATAATACCAGATAGGAACTGCTTCAGAATATGGCATGTGAAAAAAGACAATGACGAGCAAGATTCAAGTTAG